The following are encoded together in the Anaerostipes caccae L1-92 genome:
- the rplL gene encoding 50S ribosomal protein L7/L12, with translation MTTQEIIEVIKGLSVLELNDLVKACEEEFGVSAAAGVVVAAGGAADGAAAEEKDEFDVELTEIGGAKVKVIKVVREVTGLGLKEAKELVDGAPKVIKEAASKAEAEDIKAKLEGEGAKVTLK, from the coding sequence ATGACAACTCAGGAAATTATTGAAGTTATTAAAGGTTTATCAGTATTAGAATTAAATGATTTAGTAAAAGCATGCGAAGAAGAATTCGGTGTATCTGCAGCAGCAGGTGTTGTTGTAGCAGCAGGCGGAGCAGCAGACGGTGCAGCAGCTGAAGAAAAAGATGAGTTCGACGTAGAGCTTACAGAGATCGGCGGAGCTAAGGTTAAAGTTATCAAAGTCGTTCGTGAAGTAACTGGCTTAGGCTTAAAGGAAGCAAAAGAATTAGTTGACGGAGCTCCTAAAGTGATCAAAGAAGCTGCATCTAAAGCAGAAGCAGAAGACATCAAAGCTAAGTTAGAAGGCGAAGGAGCAAAAGTAACTTTAAAATA
- the rplJ gene encoding 50S ribosomal protein L10: protein MAKVELKQPIVNEIKELLTDAQSAVLVSYRGISVEEDTAMRKELREAGVEYKVYKNTMIRFAVKDTEFEPLSADLTGPTAIAVSKTDATAPARILAKYAKNIEVFSLKSAVVEGTFYDKDGVQVIASIPSRDELLAKFLGSIQSPITNFARVIKQIAEKDGEAPAEEATEAAE, encoded by the coding sequence ATGGCAAAAGTAGAATTAAAACAACCTATCGTTAACGAAATCAAAGAATTGCTTACAGATGCTCAGTCAGCAGTTTTAGTTTCTTACCGTGGTATCTCTGTAGAAGAAGATACAGCAATGCGTAAGGAATTAAGAGAAGCAGGTGTAGAGTACAAGGTATACAAAAATACAATGATTCGTTTTGCGGTAAAAGATACGGAATTTGAACCGTTGTCTGCTGACCTTACCGGACCGACTGCGATCGCTGTTTCCAAAACAGACGCAACTGCACCGGCAAGGATCTTAGCAAAATACGCAAAGAACATTGAAGTATTCAGCCTGAAATCTGCGGTTGTAGAAGGAACTTTCTACGACAAAGACGGCGTACAGGTTATCGCAAGCATTCCGTCAAGAGACGAATTACTTGCAAAATTCCTCGGAAGCATTCAATCTCCGATTACCAACTTTGCTCGTGTTATTAAACAGATCGCAGAGAAAGACGGAGAAGCTCCGGCGGAAGAAGCAACAGAAGCTGCTGAATAA
- a CDS encoding cysteine ABC transporter substrate-binding protein, with amino-acid sequence MKKFSRILVVLAVLSMAIGLMTGCGNKKSEKSDNQSSVEQIKKNGKIKVGVFSDKPPFGYVDKNGKNQGYDVVLAHRLAKDLLGDENKVEFVLVEAASRVEFLQSNKVDVILANFTVTDERKEVVDYALPYMKVSLGVVSPNGKVITDVKQLKGKKLIVNKGTTAETYFTQKYPDIELLKYDQNTEAFNALKDGRGAALAHDNTLVYAWARENKGFTTGIKSLGEHDFIAPAVKKGNDDLKGWIDDEITKLTKEGFFEKDYKKTLLPVYGKTVEADTVIMNEKELKEYK; translated from the coding sequence ATGAAGAAATTTAGCAGAATCTTAGTAGTACTGGCAGTTCTCAGCATGGCTATAGGGCTGATGACGGGCTGCGGAAACAAAAAATCAGAAAAAAGTGATAATCAGTCTTCTGTAGAACAGATCAAGAAGAACGGTAAGATCAAGGTCGGTGTATTCAGTGATAAACCTCCGTTCGGATATGTAGATAAAAACGGAAAGAATCAGGGATACGATGTTGTACTTGCCCACCGTCTCGCAAAAGATCTGCTTGGAGATGAAAACAAGGTGGAATTTGTGCTGGTAGAAGCGGCGAGCCGCGTGGAATTCTTACAGAGCAATAAGGTAGATGTGATCCTTGCCAACTTTACGGTCACTGACGAGAGAAAGGAAGTCGTGGATTATGCACTTCCATATATGAAAGTTTCTCTCGGTGTGGTTTCTCCGAACGGAAAAGTTATTACCGATGTAAAACAGTTAAAAGGAAAGAAGCTGATCGTTAATAAGGGAACGACTGCTGAAACTTATTTCACACAGAAGTATCCGGATATTGAACTTTTAAAATATGATCAGAACACAGAAGCTTTCAATGCATTGAAGGACGGCAGAGGAGCTGCTCTGGCACATGACAATACACTGGTATATGCATGGGCAAGGGAGAACAAAGGGTTTACCACTGGGATCAAATCTCTCGGTGAGCATGACTTTATCGCACCGGCTGTCAAAAAGGGAAATGATGACCTGAAAGGCTGGATCGATGATGAGATCACCAAGCTTACAAAGGAAGGATTCTTTGAGAAGGATTATAAGAAGACTCTGCTTCCTGTATATGGAAAGACGGTTGAAGCCGATACGGTGATCATGAACGAAAAAGAATTAAAAGAATATAAGTAA
- a CDS encoding amino acid ABC transporter ATP-binding protein, with translation MGNELLKISHLKKAFGETEVLKDISFDINKGEVVVILGPSGCGKSTLLRCINGLEEFQGGEISLDGQSLSDGKVPWHLIRQKIGMVFQSYDLFPHMTILDNILLGPTKAQKRDPKEVKEMAVALLKRVGLEEKKDAYPRQLSGGQKQRVAIVRSLCMNPEIMLFDEVTAALDPEMVREVLDVMLELAKQGMTMAIVTHEMQFAKAVADRVIFIDEGRIVEENTPKEFFEHPQTERAKKFLNMFNFEEMKKDEEI, from the coding sequence ATGGGAAATGAGTTATTGAAGATCAGTCATCTGAAAAAAGCATTTGGGGAGACAGAGGTATTAAAAGATATCTCTTTTGATATAAATAAGGGAGAGGTAGTTGTTATTCTGGGGCCTTCCGGATGCGGAAAGAGTACACTGCTTCGCTGTATCAACGGACTGGAAGAATTTCAGGGCGGAGAGATCAGCCTGGACGGGCAGAGCCTTTCGGACGGGAAAGTGCCGTGGCATCTGATCCGCCAGAAGATCGGCATGGTATTTCAAAGTTATGATCTTTTTCCCCACATGACCATTCTGGACAATATCCTTCTCGGTCCTACGAAAGCACAGAAAAGAGACCCGAAAGAGGTAAAAGAGATGGCGGTTGCCCTGCTCAAGAGAGTCGGACTGGAAGAGAAGAAGGATGCCTACCCGAGACAGCTGTCCGGCGGGCAGAAGCAGAGAGTGGCAATCGTCAGATCTCTCTGTATGAATCCGGAGATCATGCTGTTTGACGAGGTGACAGCAGCGTTAGATCCGGAGATGGTAAGGGAAGTCCTCGACGTTATGCTGGAACTGGCAAAACAGGGGATGACCATGGCGATCGTGACCCATGAGATGCAGTTTGCGAAGGCTGTGGCTGACCGGGTGATCTTCATTGACGAGGGACGCATTGTGGAGGAAAATACTCCGAAAGAGTTCTTTGAACATCCGCAGACAGAACGGGCAAAGAAGTTTTTAAACATGTTTAATTTTGAGGAGATGAAAAAAGATGAAGAAATTTAG
- a CDS encoding amino acid ABC transporter permease, with protein MLASGINILFEGQNMARLMSGLAVTIKIALVAVVLSLIFGVIFGIIMTSKNLIVKAVCRLYLEAIRIIPILVWLFLFYFGLTRAMGIHLEGEFISIVVFTMWGTAEMGDIVRGAVTSMPRHQTESGLSLGLTKLQIYRYILVPQTVRRVLPGAINLATRMVKTTSLVVIIGVVEVLKVGQQIIEGGILNTPAAPLWVYGFIFFLYFILCYPISIVAKRLEAKWQS; from the coding sequence ATGCTGGCTTCGGGAATTAATATTTTATTTGAAGGACAAAATATGGCACGGCTCATGTCCGGTTTGGCTGTGACCATTAAGATTGCCCTGGTGGCCGTCGTGCTTTCATTGATATTCGGGGTGATATTCGGGATCATCATGACCTCAAAGAATCTAATCGTCAAGGCGGTCTGCCGGCTTTATCTGGAGGCTATCCGCATTATTCCGATTCTGGTGTGGCTGTTCTTATTTTACTTCGGACTTACAAGGGCTATGGGCATCCATCTGGAAGGTGAGTTTATTTCTATTGTAGTGTTCACCATGTGGGGAACTGCGGAGATGGGAGACATTGTGCGGGGAGCCGTGACTTCCATGCCGAGGCATCAGACGGAGAGCGGCCTGTCCCTGGGACTCACGAAGCTGCAGATCTACCGCTACATTTTAGTTCCGCAGACTGTAAGAAGAGTCCTTCCCGGTGCGATTAATCTTGCCACAAGGATGGTAAAAACGACATCGCTTGTCGTGATCATCGGTGTGGTGGAGGTGCTGAAAGTCGGACAGCAGATTATTGAGGGAGGTATTTTAAATACTCCTGCGGCACCGCTCTGGGTCTATGGATTTATATTTTTCTTATACTTCATCCTCTGCTATCCGATTTCCATCGTGGCTAAGAGGCTGGAAGCAAAATGGCAAAGTTAG
- a CDS encoding amino acid ABC transporter permease, whose amino-acid sequence MDWLFIERNIPLYIEAMKLTLGIGALGVVLSVVIGFLCSMVRYYRVPVLNRIVGIYIELSRNTPLLIQLFFLYYGLPKIGIKLNAFVIAVIGLTFLGASYMSEAFRGGLEAVNKIQEESGLSIGLTKPQLMRYIILPQALAIAMPSVGANVIFLLKETSVFSAIALADLMFVAKDLIGMYYKTNEALFMLVVAYLIILLPISVIFSVLERKARYAGFGN is encoded by the coding sequence ATGGATTGGTTATTTATAGAACGAAATATACCTCTCTATATAGAGGCAATGAAACTAACGCTGGGAATCGGAGCCCTGGGCGTCGTGCTGTCAGTGGTGATCGGATTCTTATGTTCTATGGTCCGTTATTATAGAGTTCCTGTGCTGAACAGGATTGTAGGAATTTATATAGAGCTTTCCAGAAATACGCCTCTGCTGATCCAGCTGTTTTTTCTGTACTATGGACTGCCCAAGATCGGAATTAAATTAAATGCGTTTGTTATCGCTGTGATCGGACTGACGTTTCTCGGTGCCAGCTATATGTCAGAAGCTTTCCGCGGAGGGCTGGAGGCAGTCAATAAGATCCAGGAAGAATCCGGTCTGAGCATCGGGCTCACAAAGCCTCAGCTGATGCGTTATATTATACTGCCGCAGGCTTTGGCTATTGCCATGCCGTCGGTGGGGGCCAATGTGATCTTTCTTCTGAAGGAGACCTCGGTGTTCAGTGCGATTGCTCTTGCGGACCTGATGTTTGTAGCCAAAGACTTGATTGGCATGTATTATAAAACAAATGAAGCGCTGTTTATGCTCGTTGTGGCATATTTAATTATTTTGCTTCCAATTTCGGTTATTTTCAGTGTCTTAGAAAGGAAGGCTCGGTATGCTGGCTTCGGGAATTAA